CAAGACAGACCGGCTTCTCACCGAATTGAGGCTTACGCCGGAGCAAACCATGGAAAGGCTCATGGAGCTCATAAGGAACATAAACAAGCTCATAGACCAGTACTGCCCGGAGGAATTCATAGGCAAATGGAATGTGGGCGTGGAGGACGGGAGCATATGCTTTGGCAGCGCATACGACCGGTGGGCCGTATCCAAGTACATCATGGACAAGTACAAGATAAACTTCAAGCAGGTATTCGAATACAGCTCGCAGGGCCCGGAAGGAATAAAGAAGCTGCAGGAGCTTGCGCCGATAGACGACGCGATACTCGCGATGATAATAGACCATCTGCCTCCGCCCGACGTGGCGCAGAAGTACAGAATCCCGCAGATATGGCACGGCGACATAAGCAGCGCAGCAGGCCAGTCGATGACCGGCGTTGACAAATCCGCAAAGACGAACATCGTTGTATTCAACATAATATACGACCAGCATAGCGGCGAGATAGCCGTAGGGCGAATATTCTCGGGATTGGTGAAAAAGGGAACCGAGTTCCACATATCAGGAAAGGCAAACACGCAAAAGGTGCAGCAGGTCGGCATATACATGGGCCAGGACAGGGTAATAGTGGACGCGCTTCCTGCAGGAAACATAGCCGCGCTCATAGGATTGAAAGACATATCTGTGGGCGATACGCTTAGCGAGGACGAGATAGAGCCTTTTGAGCAGATAACGCACTATTCAAAGCCCGTGGTGACAAAGGCGGTCGAGGCAAAGGACTCGAGGGATACCACAAAGCTAATAGAGGCGCTGCGTGTGCTTTCAAAGCAGGACCCTACCATAAAAGTTGAGATCAACCAGGAAACAGGTGAGCATCTAATAAGCGGAATGGGGGAGCTTCACCTGGAAATAATAGAGACAAAACTCAAGGACGAATTCATGGTGCCGATAACAACGAGCGAACCGATAGTTGTATACCACGAGACTCTGGAAGCCGGTGCAGGTCCGATAGAGTCAAAGGCCCCGAACAGGCACTCGAAATTCTACATAGAGGTCTCGCCGCTGCCGGAATCGGTCAAGAAGGCCCTGGACGAAGGGAGCATAAGGGACGGGGCCCCGAAGGGACAGACTGCGGTGCAGGCGATGATAGATGCAGGGCTGGACAGGCCCACGGCAAAAGGGGTAGTGTACGTGTCCAACAACTGCATGCTCGTAGACGCGAGCCACGGGGTGCAGTACCTAAACGAGGTAATGGAACTATTGATAGACGGGTTCGTGGAAGCAACAAAGGACGGCCCGCTGGCCAGGGAAAAGTGCTCAGGCATAATGGTAAAGATAATGGATGCGACGATACACGAGGATCCGGTGCACAGGGGGCCGGCACAGATAATACCTGCAATGAGGCGCGGAATGTATGCGGCAATGCTCATAGCCGGCGTGTCGCTTGT
This window of the Candidatus Micrarchaeota archaeon genome carries:
- a CDS encoding elongation factor EF-2; translated protein: MVRKEYIVEEITKIMGNTDQIRNIAIIAHVHHGKTTLTDSLLVKAGLISKTVSGDVLYTNYEAIEKDRRMTIKSANISLGFEYKGKDYIINLIDTPGHVDFGGHVTRSMRAVDGVVLVVDPVEGVMPQTETVLRQALKEKAKPVLFVNKTDRLLTELRLTPEQTMERLMELIRNINKLIDQYCPEEFIGKWNVGVEDGSICFGSAYDRWAVSKYIMDKYKINFKQVFEYSSQGPEGIKKLQELAPIDDAILAMIIDHLPPPDVAQKYRIPQIWHGDISSAAGQSMTGVDKSAKTNIVVFNIIYDQHSGEIAVGRIFSGLVKKGTEFHISGKANTQKVQQVGIYMGQDRVIVDALPAGNIAALIGLKDISVGDTLSEDEIEPFEQITHYSKPVVTKAVEAKDSRDTTKLIEALRVLSKQDPTIKVEINQETGEHLISGMGELHLEIIETKLKDEFMVPITTSEPIVVYHETLEAGAGPIESKAPNRHSKFYIEVSPLPESVKKALDEGSIRDGAPKGQTAVQAMIDAGLDRPTAKGVVYVSNNCMLVDASHGVQYLNEVMELLIDGFVEATKDGPLAREKCSGIMVKIMDATIHEDPVHRGPAQIIPAMRRGMYAAMLIAGVSLVEPKQIFTINVPQEYMSDVITLLQSRRGQVQNITQDREQMSITAKMPVSEVIKGFSNGLRSSTQGRAIWYYEFAGYEKLPGELQNKVVREIRKRKGIPEEPPKPEQFLE